The Humulus lupulus chromosome 4, drHumLupu1.1, whole genome shotgun sequence genome has a window encoding:
- the LOC133830829 gene encoding cinnamoyl-CoA reductase CAD2-like: MESHDSFHDIMSHIHVDPNSELHEIRIVHKILEIQIASELRKTTCNPNFYPVLKILAEEAGWKFAKENGIDLVTIHPGLVLGPLLQPTINSSVKRITKLVNGIILKELYPALTIPEKCEDDLPLKLNCQVSDLKAKSLGINFIPLEVNLRDTVESLKEKGLFNI; this comes from the exons ATGGAATCCCATGATTCTTTTCATGATATCATGAGCCATATACATGTGGATCCAAATAGTGAGCTGCATGAGATCCGCATAGTGCACAAGATACTTGAGATCCAAATAGCAAGTGAGCTAAGAAAGACTACTTGTAATCCA aATTTCTATCCAGTTTTGAAAATTCTAGCTGAGGAAGCTGGTTGGAAATTTGCAAAAGAAAATGGGATTGATTTGGTCACCATTCATCCAGGACTTGTACTTGGTCCTCTTTTACAACCAACTATCAATTCGAGTGTGAAAAGAATTACGAAACTAGTGAATGGTATA ATATTAAAAGAGCTCTACCCTGCTTTAACCATTCCTGAAAA ATGTGAAGACGACTTGCCACTAAAGCTAAATTGCCAAGTTTCAGATTTGAAGGCAAAAAGTTTGGGAATAAATTTCATTCCCTTGGAAGTGAATCTGAGAGACACTGTAGAAAGCTTGAAGGAGAAGGGTCTTTTTAACATCTAA
- the LOC133829715 gene encoding phenylacetaldehyde reductase-like, whose translation MSREGKVVCVSGASGYIASWLVKLLLQYGYNVKGSVRDLNYSNKIEHLVALDGAKERLHLFKENLMEKGSFDSAINGCDGVFHTAFPVLLHSVIDPQAELIEPAVKGTLNVLRSCAKAQSVKRVVVTSSLASVLYNGKELTSDVVVDETWFSDPIVCENMKNFYAVSKILAKEAGWKFANENGIYLVTIHPGLVLGPLLQQTINSSVKRITKLVNGPQMFPNLVYACVDVRDVAKAHIQAFETASASGRYCLAACVAHIYEFLKILKQLYPALTIPEKCEDDLPLKPNSQVSNVKAKSLGIDFIPLEVSLRDIVESLKEKGLFNI comes from the exons ATGAGCAGAGAAGGAAAGGTGGTGTGTGTGAGTGGAGCGTCAGGTTACATAGCTTCATGGCTAGTGAAGCTCTTATTACAATATGGTTACAATGTCAAAGGATCTGTTCGTGACCTAA ATTATTCAAATAAAATAGAACACTTGGTTGCACTGGATGGAGCCAAAGAGAGACTTCATTTGTTCAAAGAAAATTTAATGGAAAAAGGCTCTTTTGATTCTGCTATCAATGGATGTGATGGCGTCTTTCACACAGCATTTCCTGTACTTCTTCATTCTGTTATTGACCCTCAG GCAGAATTGATTGAGCCAGCAGTGAAGGGAACACTGAATGTTCTGAGATCATGTGCAAAAGCTCAATCTGTAAAGAGAGTGGTTGTAACATCTTCCTTGGCTTCAGTATTATACAATGGAAAAGAGCTTACCTCTGATGTGGTTGTTGATGAGACATGGTTTTCTGATCCTATTGTTTGTGAGAATATGAAG aATTTCTATGCAGTTTCGAAAATTCTAGCTAAGGAAGCTGGTTGGAAATTTGCAAACGAAAATGGGATTTATTTGGTCACCATTCATCCAGGACTTGTGCTTGGTCCTCTATTACAGCAAACTATCAATTCGAGTGTGAAAAGAATTACGAAACTAGTGAATG GACCTCAAATGTTTCCCAATTTAGTTTATGCATGTGTTGATGTGAGAGATGTTGCTAAggcacatattcaagcatttgAAACTGCTTCAGCTAGTGGAAGATATTGTCTAGCTGCATGTGTTGCCCACATTTATGAGTTTTTGAAGATATTAAAACAGCTCTACCCTGCTCTAACCATTCCTGAAAA ATGTGAAGATGACTTGCCTCTGAAGCCAAATAGCCAAGTTTCAAATGTGAAGGCAAAAAGTTTGGGAATTGATTTCATTCCCTTGGAAGTGAGTCTGAGAGACATTGTAGAGAGCTTGAAGGAGAAAGGTCTTTTTAACATCTAA